The following coding sequences lie in one Marispirochaeta sp. genomic window:
- a CDS encoding 4Fe-4S dicluster domain-containing protein: protein MTTKRLMLYFPRCETEKPIVYHLVKDYNLIINIFRAKVTPDEEGFLVLDLTGTDEDIARGIDWVKELQIEVREHQKGLRWDETLCVSCGNCIPHCPTDALHFTDNGDRTVTFDDSKCVECLSCIENCPYGACSSII, encoded by the coding sequence GGCTGATGCTCTATTTTCCCCGGTGCGAAACAGAGAAACCGATTGTTTACCACCTGGTAAAGGACTACAACCTGATCATCAACATCTTTCGGGCAAAGGTAACCCCCGATGAGGAGGGATTTCTCGTTCTGGACCTGACCGGCACCGATGAGGATATCGCCCGGGGAATCGACTGGGTAAAAGAGCTTCAAATCGAAGTACGGGAGCACCAGAAGGGTCTGCGCTGGGACGAGACGCTCTGCGTCTCCTGCGGCAACTGCATTCCCCACTGCCCCACCGATGCCCTTCACTTTACCGATAACGGTGACAGGACGGTGACCTTCGACGATTCAAAATGTGTGGAATGCTTAAGCTGTATTGAGAACTGCCCCTACGGTGCCTGCTCCTCCATAATCTGA